ATATCATCCACAAAGCAGCATTTTAGTGTAGTTTCTTTCTATTTGCTTACACCCTGTGCAGTTGACTTTGTTGTGTTGGATGATTGACATGATGCCAACCCTTAACACAACATAGTCTGACCCACAAGTGACCTTTACAGACAAATAAACCAGTTTAAAGAACATCTAttccccccccatgtggatatactgtacatttttattcctgttctatctttattttgttgtatagtatgtgtatttattgtctgtgtctgtgtagttgtatagtatgtgtatttattgtctgtgtagttgtatagtatgtgtatttattgtctgtgtctgtgtagttgtatagtatgtgtatttattgtctgtctgtgtagttgtatagtatgtgtatttattgtctgtgtctgtgtagttgtatagtatgtgtatttattgtctgtgtagttgtatagtatgtgtatttattgtctgtgtctgtgtagttgtatagtatgtgtatttattgtctgtgtagttgtatagtatgtgtatttattgtctgtgtagttgtatagtatgtgtatttattgtctgtgtagttgtatagtatgtgtatttattgtctgtgtagttgtatagtatgtgtatttattgtctgtctgtgtagttgtatagtatgtgtatttattgtctgtgtagttgtatagtatgtgtatttattgtctgtgtagttgtatagtatgtgtatttattgtctgtgtagttgtatagtatgtgtatttattgtctgtgtagttgtatagtatgtgtatttattgtctgtgtctgtgtagttgtatagtatgtgtatttattgtctgtgtctgtgtagttgtatagtatgtgtatttattgtctgtctgtgtagttgagctgctgcaacacttgaatttcccccatggggatcaataaaggaatataataataataatctattcaATGACATTtgagaaacacaacaaagaacaaatgTTATGTAATTGTTAAAGTCATGCTCAGTAGCTGGATGACACTTGGACTGTTATGCACACATGACACCTGCAGTCAGTCAGCCATACAGTCAGTAATCAGTAcaggtgtgtgcatgtttaacctgcatgtgtgtgatagcttagcatagcttagcatagctgAACTAGCCCTTTAAGAAACCTGAAAGAACATATAATGATTAAATccatatgtacatatataacATGCATATCCATGAGGTTAAATACAGCTCATATAACTCATTTATACATAATTATTATACAATTTCCTGACCTTGTCGTCTGTTATGCTTCCTGCAAAGTGGCTGGAAGGCGTGTGCTGGTCTGTCCAATGACGTTTCATAACATCACCCGTCAGCCAATAGGAAGCCGTCGTTCACctgtgaactttgacctcagAACCCGGAAGTGAATGTCCAATCCAAAGAGTGTTGAGTTTGGTAGAGATAAGCAAAGCCTGCTTTTATAAGTGCATTacaattattgtgtttttttttttttttagttgttttttttagtttagtttatttgcacagttgaaaaatatagaaaaacattacattgatacattatattgataaaattatatttttttatggattattattattatattaggttttttttgtttagtttagtttatttgcacagttgaaaaatatagaaaaacattaatattgataaaattatattttttatggattattattattatattaggttttttttgtttagtttagtttatttgcaaaaaaatatagaaaaacattacattgatacattatattgataaaatgatatttctttatggattattattattatattaggtttttttttttgtttagtttagtttatttgcacagttgaaaaatataaaaaaacattacattgataaattatattgataaaattatattttttatggattatttttttatggattattattattataaaaaaacattacattgataaatgattttGATaaaattttttattattattattatttttttttggtttagtttagtttatttgcacaattgaaaaatataaaaaacattacatttgataaattatattgataaaattatatttttttcatggattattattattatattaggttttttttgtttagtttagtttatttgcacagttgaaaaatatagaaaaacattatttgataaattatattgaaaaattatataaaaattattatattaggcatttaatttatttgcacaattgataaaaacattacattgataaatgattttgataaaatgatattttttatggattattattattatattaggttttttttagtttaatttagtttatttgcacaattgaaaaataattattatattagtttttttttttaaaacataacattgataaatgatattacagtgcaggaagaggcagaaagcccactgggcttatttgaagcctccacctatataatattttttaaaaatcacaatactataacgaatacaaaaagaaaatacatatggtatgaaatattgttgaagaagcatttttacaagatatgatttataataacaatacaacctgctgtcaggttgcacaaccagctctgctcccagtagaccacatgacactaatacactgtgcaatacaatagttatagtttctgtctgtatatataatatttcagttactgtgaattctttactgtttttttattgctcatttgcttatttataatacttatttctgatcttgttttttttttttttactatgtctgtttgcactatcctctatactgatgtaatcctgtaaatttccccggtgcgggactaataaaggattattttattttatcttattttattataaacaacaagaaaacaaagggggaaaaaatgcaatgagtcaagatgtgaatgagcatgagtgtgtgtgtgtgtgtaagttcatatgtgtgcatttatgtgcgtGTGAGATTAAGCCGGGTTTGTTCATCACATTTACTTTGTAGTCACAGtatataattcattatttgtgcATTAAATGAAGACTGCGATGGTGCATTTATATACAAATCTGCCATTAGGAGGCGGTGTTTCTGCAGAAGACATGCTGCCAAACATACTGTAACTCATTTTTATGTTCTTTCTATTCTCattcatctcctccctctcgaatcacacacaggacacagacTTCTCAACACAATACATGCCATTTTTATTCAAGAGTTGGTCAATCAACTGTAATAGTAGCAATGGCTCTCATAGGAGTTCTGTACAGTATTGGATTGGGTTGTTTTGGACAGTGGTACACTTGCAGCAAATGTTTATGAgggatataaaatatatactacaCATAGCAACGTCATTCAGAGCATTCAGCAGGTCAAACCTTTATCAAAGTGGCAATGCAGACAGTGGTATATAATGCCCAGTTAAGACGGAGCAGAAGTTGTGTATTTTTTCGACATCGTGTACCCTTCCTCTGTTGTTGAAACTGTAAGGCAGTATATGTTTTGATTGCAATGTAGTACGGCTTTTCATCAGATGACTGATTTCCTCATGGTTCAAGAAAAATGTACAACTTTAAATGAGATTAAACGAAATAGCATCTCTGGCTTTACAAACAGAAACCGAAcggtggtgtgtgtgagtgaaaagaaaaaaaaaaagtccttgcatgatgggatttttttttttcgtgcaGGATGTGGTATGACAAGATGGCGACAAAATCAGCAGTAGATACATTGAAGTATTGAAGTAAAGAAGACTGTAGAAATCAATGAAGAGTGGGTGGATGGTGGGAGGCAGCCGCTGAGTATGGTCTCCCTGTGGAAGCAGGTTGTAGCGATCGCAGCCTCATTAAGCTTCAACCTTTGTATTTGACCTCAGGCATCACTCCAGCTTCAGCAGTTCCACGTCGAATATGAGCGTGGCGTTCGGGGGGATGACCCCGGGGTGGCCTGTTACTCCATAAGCCATATCTGGTGTGCAGGTGATTTTTGCCCTCTGGCCCAGGCTCATCTGGAACATAGGAGAAAAGGAACAACcactggtttgtttgtttgtatcagGAGAATATAAAATTCAACACAGAGCAAAATCAAATTTGCTTTAGATAAGAAATGCATCCTAGTCATCAAcgtctttattttgtttttctacatgtAAAAGCAACTTCaagcatatttttgttttttgttttggtggcAATAGTGTGTTAAGAGTTCCTCTGGGAAAATCCTAAATTCATCACTTGATAGCCAAACATTTGCAATATCAAATTGCAATGCTTTCCTCGCACTAGAAATTTAAACCTATGAATGATATTAAGGAAACACTAACATTGTGAAAAGGATAGGTTTGGTAGTTTTTGACATTAAAGTGGTACTCCAAAAAAACCCAATACCATGTTAAAGAGTGTGTagtttcactttaaaaatgCTGCCACTTAGCATTTAAGACTGGATTTTTCCCCTTTAGCACTTTAACGTACTAACCTGGAACACTagtcaaaaatatttaaagcaaTCTATCCTTATTACTGTTATGTTACAGAGCAAAACAACTAAGAATAACAGCAGTAACTAAATGGTTGGTATGACCCCTTTACATACCAAATACCCctttaaatcacaaatataaatgaatacatggACTTTAAGCTATAACCAAAAGGGTTAAATGTAACAtattaatgtaatgttgtgTAATAAAGTGTCTCTCTTACCTGTCCTACTCCTTCCTCCCAGCCCTTAATGACCTCACTCCGTCCAATCTTGAACTTAAATGGCTTGTTCCTGTCTCGGGAGGAGTCGAACTTCTTCCCATTCTGCAGCATACCTGCCAAAGAGGAAACTACATTAACGAAATTCAGAGAGCAGTGACCCCAATTTAGTGGAGAAACTACCCATTTGGATCAtctgatataaaataaagaGCTATTTTTAAACATCTGCATAGTTAAATGCTCTTATGACGAATGCTGTACATAACCTTAATGCATTATCGCCCTTTTATCAGAGCGTGACGCCAGATCAATGCACGCCCTTTTCCTCCCTAGCTAATGTTTTGGAAAGAGGCAATTTAAGATGAAAAAGGGAATAAAAGTCACTCTGGCTCCAGTCTGAGGAATTAATCTGGCGGGGGCTTTCTTATCAGGATGTTGGGTCTGTTTCaattatgcaaatgaaaaaagggaATGTGAATCAGGAAGCATTGGCCTGGTTTACTggattatttttaaagttaactAGGCCATTGAGCGCCTGTTTCTAGACCACAGGGAGAAAAGGGTAACAAAGGCGGAGCAGTGCCGGACTGTTCCTTCCTTCAGAACAATGACAGACTGTTCAGATATTAATATTTGGGtcattaaaacacaactcaaggcATTTGCACAACTTCAGTCACCTTAGCTGTTCTCCATTAAGGGAATCCAAGCTGCCATTTGAAGCAATATTGATATAGTGATACTGATATCCGCcggatactgactcaaatagcttgTTTTGGTATCGGTGACAATAGGCCGATTTGGTATCTgataccattattttaatcaataacaaatCAGTCAATTCAtaactgtgtatttatagttACATTTTGCTTTACAAATGAAGGAAAGCACTGTTTAATACATTATGTGTTGTCTTCTCCTGGTTTTCAAGTCTACATTACAGTAATGTGATGTAATTTgtatgaatatttgttttattatttacccACTcagtcattatatccacattactaattattatttatcaaaaacataattgtttAAATGCGATTAATAAAGCACCAGTGGTCAACCCTACAATACTGTCTCAATAACGATAAGAGgtaattggaaaaaaatattgtgatatttgattaaTATCAACAACAAAAGATCCTAACACAGGTcaccaacaaacaaatacaagcaTACTGTAGTCACCAAAAAACAATGACCATGAATTTTTCTAATGATTGTTACACTATTAGTCTTAATCTGTATAAAGAGATCaatatataatagtttttcCTTGTCAATATCCTACATTATAACGAGCCATCCGGGAGAAATACATAGTTTATGTTATACATTCATAAGAAGTCAGTAGTACACGATTCAGTCTGTGAAATTAATGAATAGATttcgttatatatatattattacttgTTATTTAATGCCCTGCATTAGACAAAAGCGAATGTTAATTGTTTCTCAATAGAGGTTCCAGAAAATGCACTTAATTATGCTATATATCAAAATGATGATATAAAATGACATATACCATGACTGAATATTTTATCCTGATCGCCAAATcctgatataaataataataaaaacaactagtCGCGCAGCTTTGAGTCAATGTGGCatcatgggaaaaaaacattcacaaacatccacttgcaTTTTGGAGGTTGATATGTGATATCCCTTTGATTTATCTTTCTCATGTAGTAATTCAAGTGTGAATACTTGGCCTTTGAAGGTGTGTGCTCGCCGAAGTCTTCCAGTCATATGAACGTTGGTACTGTACTGCTTCTCCCCTTTCACCCCCCCGCCCCCGAAACTTAGCAGGTCCATCATTTCCAAGTATCACAGCAGCCCCGGATACCAGCGGACTGGGCTCGGTCCAACCGTGGAGTCACAGAGTGCACTCACCGAGGCAAAGACCACCTGCTGCAGGGCATTCGAGTAGCGTGGAGGCAACTGCGGAAAAGCAGGTTCAGTTTCCGTCAGAAACAGGTTATGTTCGCgggtgggaagccagtgagggatcacGTCCTAGTCGTTGCACTAATTAGTCTTACTGGTTGGTCTGCTCAGAAACTGCTGGCGTAAAAGTGTACACCGTAAAAACTTCTGTATCGTTAAAGGGCCCCTCCATGCTAGGCTGAAAGAATAGCTAACAACTCAATCCTAGCAGCGGCCTGCAGAGGGGTTATCAGCAACAGGGACTCTACATACTGGCAACTGGCTAAAACCAgtttgagaaagaaagaaagaaacattggAGAACAAACTACAGACTACCAACTACAGATGGTATTGCAGGATGTACTGTTTCAATTCTTGCTACAAGATCTATAAAGACAGGAAAGGCCTAACAGGTGCTTGTTTCACTCAAGAATGTCAGACGTCATGTCTCTTGCgggaaaagcaaaaaaaacatcccagaCTCCTCCTACACCCCATCAGTGCTCCGTTATCACTCTTTGGACAGCAAAGCACGGGTGGggtctctgcaaaaaaaataaaaataatgaagcaGCAGGGCCCCGTCCCTTCCTGAGGCTGACTCCCACACTCTCTCCTCGTTAAAGGCTTTCACTTGGTGGTGTAGGGCTCTGGCTAGATCTgccaaaaaagaaatctgtggCGCAGAGGGGTGGGGTTATTTTTACTCAGTTTACTGTATCCTGTCTCACCCCCGTCTGTCTAGGCCGGCTGCCAGCACAAcatcccctccctcccaccctcccACCCCCACCTCGGCCCTAGTGTGGATGAAATGAGATGCGTGTAAAGCTATCTGTCTACAGACCCATATGTGCTGCTGACGTTCCACAGCTGCAAACGCACACTCTCAGtggaatgaataataatataataaagataGTTGTTATTACGAGTATTTTAAGCTAAGACAACAAACGGCAAGTTCTGATACCGCGGCACTGAAAGGCTGAAAGTGATCCTCAGCAATGGCTGTAATTATACACTCTTTGAATAAGGGTCCCAAACAGGTTCTTCCTGAAAGGCTCAGGTTCTACCGAGAAGCATTTGCTATTGAAGTACAGTTTTTTCGAGTTTTTTGAGGGTTCTTTGTGAGAATAAGTGTTCCATTGAGAACTCTATTTAGGAGAAATAGAGTTCTTTAAGGATTGTTCAAAAGCATGGGTCTTGTTAGTATCCATAGAAGGTGGAAAGGATAGAATTTCCAGAGAGGGTTCTGGTGGAACATTTCACAGATTTATCTAGGTATAACTCTTTATGTTAAGTTCTAGACAGAAAGATTTGGAAGAgttccttttatttttacttatcaCAAAGGTAGAACCTTTAAGTAAGGTTCCTGGTAGAACCTTAATAAAAGGTTCTATCAGTAACCAACAAGGGTTCTCCCATCAGGATCATCCGAAGAATCCAAATGGTTTTAGCTAGcaccttttatttaaaagagtGTACATGCCAAACATGAGTCAAAACTGAAAAGGATATGGGGTTTCCTGGCTCTTCAGTGGACGTGCAGGGACTGCAGGGTAATTATTCACGTGATGTGAACGACACTGTCATATTTCTCCTCATAACACTATCCCATATTTTCCGTTTGGGGCACTGCAAGAAGATATTGTGCCAACTCTctatcagaaaaacaaaaagacaactcAATATTTAAAGATGTGCTGTTCCACCAACCAGGACACCTGGAGGCCGTCATTCAGCAAAACCTCTAACTGATTTAGGATTTGTTTTTAGAAGCTGTATATCaactcttttcctttctttctttaactctGCAATGTTGGGATTGAACACTTCCCACGGCATTCAATCACAAGTTTGAGTTTGTCATCTCCTGACATACAACCCTGCGTTTCAGTCTCTATCTAtttctgtgtcacacacacacacacacacacacacacacacacacacacacacacacacacacacacacacacacacatactagaCAAGAGCCATTAGGGTCTCAGCTTCAGCACGTTTCATGGTGGAGTCTGGAGCTCAAACATGGTAAGGAAAGACGTCCACATTTAGGCATGACATCATATCCAGTAGGCCTGTTGCTCCGAAAGCTCACACCTCTTGTCAGTGGAGACGGACAGGGCTGTTTATCCTCACGGCCTAGAGCCAAACTTCATCAATCGCAGAAACCCAAAGGCTGccgttgttttatttaatattgaccAATATTGGATCTGcttccatttttcttccttcaggAATGAGCTTGAGTTTTGCAGGATTGCTGGCTCAGCTCGGCGCACAAACAGGGAACAAAAAGCCaaatttttttccaaatctaCGATCTGCCCTCGATTTACCATTTGGCTTTTCAAGCTTCTAATCAGTCGTATATACACTCTGTAACTGGCCCAGGCAGCTCAGTGTACATGTGTGAAGATATAGCAAGGCCTGTGAAAGATGATCCGTGTCTGCTCGTCTGTGCAGCcatgacagaaaaaagagagggtGTGTGAAGGAGTGGGCAGCTTTTCTAATTATTTTCGTCCATGCAAGAGCCCTTACTTACCTCCTCGAGGCAATAAGCACTCTGCTAATTTGGGCAACTACAAATCCCACAAGAGTcagaggggtgggggtggggggggtcactcacatatctgtctgtctctgtgctcttgtgtatgcatgtaacaaaaTCCCAAAGAAGGTCAAAAAAGGTAAAGCAGTTAGCAAGTGTGTCGAAAACATGAGTGGTTTCCAATCCCATTATGAAATGGGAAATCACTCTCCTGACCCCTCGCTGATTCTCTTACTTGGCGTTGCTATCTGGAAAGCGTACACCAGCACAGCGGAGGGTGCAGTCGGTGTTTTTTGCACGAAACAGCCAGCTGGATGACTGACTCTGGCAGGCTTATTCCCAGATCTACAGCTAAACTCTATTACCAGCACTATCTCTTTATCAGATCTTGAACTAATCTTGTATTTGagcttttaaataaaccaaatgtGGGTTAGTGTCCCGCTCTACTACAGACTACTGACCTGAAGAGTAAGTATGTAATCCAGAATCCTCAGTTGTTCAGCTTTCATACTAATTTCTAGATAACTAGCCAACACCGGCTGAGCATAccaattacagtttttttgtcgATTACTAAAACGCAATTTCTAAAACAAAGGCATTCTTTGTCCcaaatatacacataaaaacaaatacacaaaatatctCACAAATCTTTCAAAAGCTAACACTAAATTCAAACTATATGAACTCTTGTTAATAGTATATGTCAATACTCATAACAGTATCAGACCCAATAACTTGAAGATGACATGAACATAGTTACTGTATTGTGAACTAAATACCATATATTGCAATTACAGTCAATCCCATCTTCTTTGTGCGAATTCTATCTACAGTGTTCAAACTGTAATAGAgattaacaaaaaagaaaattatgaaTCTGAGTactttgacttctttttgcCTATTAAAGGAAAGTAAACGAACAACTTAAAAAActgtgggtttaaaaaaaaaaagataaatacatcTTTGAGGAATCCTTAAATGATGAGTGACTTGCTGTGACGTACTTACTACACAACTAACACTACTTATTATAATACAAACTCTCATTTTCTCCAACAAGACCTCATTCTTCAGCTAATCTCCGAGCTTCAGCTCAACActaaagtattataaatacatGGTGTACGGCTCTGCCTTTAAATACCGGCGCATTCTTTTCCATTTACCCGCTGCAAACGCATTTCCCCTGCTGacacaataatatatttatagctCTTTTTGTGTTCCATGGACAAGGCTCTTGCTATGACTTAGCTCTGCATTTCTTTGCGATACCGGGAACTTATGGGTAAATTCTGTTAGtcacaaaagggaaaaaaaccagTTTGGTGACATTCAGGAAAGATGATCAGTACAAtagaaaacagatgaaaacaaagcatgAGTGTCTACCAAACCCACACAATCCAGACTGAGCATCGATCAGGCCCaaaggaaaatacttttttctccACTGTCCTAAATAGTTGAACACATCAACATTTATTATCCAGAGTTAACCCAGACTATTATCACAAATACATTAGGAAATTCCGAGAAAGTAAGGGAAGCCAAATCGTCAATATCGTAACAGATAACGCACATCCATTTTAAAATGCCTAAAATGGGTGTGCGTTTAGCCTTGATGTTTCGCCAAATCCCAAACATCAAGGCTAAAAATTCACACCCACATGCAGTAGAATACAATAATTCTCACCCACAGTCAAAACCTGTTTACTACAGAGTCAGGGAGTGAGCAATAACTGTTATAGCCGTGTAATAACAGATGCCCAGACAGACTGATGACTGTGAACTAGgttttgtttactttctgtCTGACCTAGTTGTCTGGGCTGCCAACCCCGGGGCACCGAATAACCCAATTTATTCTTCACGCCTCAAAAAAATAGGAGACAAACATGAAAGAAGAGTATCTGTTTGTGCGTATGAACATGTGTGTTCTTTGTGTGCAAGTTGGAACAGCCTCTAAACAGTAATCCAAAATTcctccaacaaaacaaaaggaaaaatatcatattatttgGGTGTGGTGGCTGCCGCACCCTATCTATGGAAACTTAAAAGCGGCACACAGGTGCATACATCTCTTGCAGACGGTTTTTGCACACTTTAGAGTGAGCTGGGCTGCAAACTGAGCCGTGCTGCGTtcaaaatactgttaaaaaaacaaaaacaaacgtgCAAACAGAGCCAATTTCCTCCTCTCGCAACAAAGAGACAGGAAAGATGTCTGGTTCCACGATTTGCCAGAAGCAAAGAAAGGGGTCAGTTACCTATGTAATGCACAACACATGCCTGGCCCTTCTTTGGAAATGTTCTTCCTgttgagaaaagagagaaatgacaTGTTAATTATTGTTATCTGTACACCTCAGAAACTTATTAACAATGAGTGTGTTAAGTCTGGTGAGGAGCTCCTGGCAGGAATACCATAGGAATGTAGACGCAGACATGCTGAAGTCAGATATGCATGTTAGTCTCATCCACATTTTGAAACTTAAGCCTGGAGGCTTCTTTCCCAGACCAAGGGGCTATAAAACCCTCTCTAAGTGAGTTATTACTGCACTTGACAAGGAGACATAAAGCCTTGAGGACTTTTGCAGGTCTCCCTGGCATGAATACACTTTTATCATGTGCAATTTTCCAAATTTAAAGAGACAGCTTAACAATAACAGTGTGGAGTAATCTGGAAAGATGCAGCCAGTGATGGGCTCTGCAGACCCCCCCCTATAATAACTACAATATCAACAAAACAGTAAATTGCAACCTATCTGACAAGAAACCTGCAAAATCTCTGCatgcaaaattatattttatgcacattatgttgatatttgacattttcctTGGGGGAACCACAGACACCCCACCACCACTGCCAGCCACCCCCGCATCAGAGCCCTCTCAAGCGGATAGATCAACTTACCATCACCGGGGGATATTGTCTCGACCTCCACGCCCATGGTGGTGCAACAGTAGTTCAATAATTAAGGTTTGCACAGCCAATGTCGCCCGTTAAGCAGCTACAACTCGGGCTGTGTGCTCGG
This window of the Anoplopoma fimbria isolate UVic2021 breed Golden Eagle Sablefish chromosome 18, Afim_UVic_2022, whole genome shotgun sequence genome carries:
- the fkbp1b gene encoding peptidyl-prolyl cis-trans isomerase FKBP1B, translating into MGVEVETISPGDGRTFPKKGQACVVHYIGMLQNGKKFDSSRDRNKPFKFKIGRSEVIKGWEEGVGQMSLGQRAKITCTPDMAYGVTGHPGVIPPNATLIFDVELLKLE